Sequence from the Sanguibacter keddieii DSM 10542 genome:
CGCCTGAGCGCCCAGCTCGACGGTGCGCCGTTCGTCGTGGACACCGGTCGCAACGGCAACGGGTCCGACGGCACCTGGTGCAACCCCCCGGGCGCAGCCCTCGGTGCACCGCCGCTCACGCTCGAGGCCGAGGGCCTCGACGCCAACCTGTGGGTGAAACCTCCGGGGGAGAGCGACGGGACGTGCGAGGGCGGGCCCGTTGCCGGACAATGGTGGCCTGACCGGGCACTCAGCCTCGTCGCCGGGGCCCGCTGACGCGCGACCGGTGAGGCACCGACGCCGCCCTGGCAGGTGTGGACACAGAACGGCTGACCAGAGGAGGGCACTGTGGCACCGGACGAAGAACGCCGCACCGCAGTCATCATCGAAGACGACGCAGACATCCGGCACCTCCTCGAGGCCGTCCTCTCGGACGCCGGCTTCCACACCATCGCCACGGGCAACGGCATCGACGGCGTCCAGGCGGTCAAGGCCTACGAGCCGATCGTCACGACGCTCGACATGGGCATGCCCGGCATCGACGGGCTCGAGACGGCCCGTCGCATCCGCCAGTTCAGCCAGACCTACCTGGTGATCGTCAGCGCGCGCAGCGAGGAGATCGACACCCTCCAGGCCCTCGACGCCGGGGCCGACGACTACCTCACCAAGCCGTTCCGCCCGCGCGAGCTGCGTGCCCGCATCGACGCCATGCTCCGACGCCCCCGGGTCACCGGCGGGGAGCCCGCGATCGCCGCGGCGGCGGAGGCCGCGACCGCGGCTCCCGCGGCGCAGGTCCCGCAGGCAGCCCCGGAGGTTCCGACCGGTGCTCCTGAGGCGCACCCGGTCGGCGCGCACGCCGCTCCCACCGCCATGTCCGGCACCCCTGGCGCCGACGTCACCGCTGGCACTGATGGCACGGACAGCACGGCGTCCGAGCAGCAGCAGGGCGAGGGCGTCGTGCTGGTCGACGAGGGCGAGGGGTGGCTCGTGCACCGGGGCCTCCGCCTCAACCCCGACATGCGGCTGGTCCGCTACGGCCAGGAGGAGATCGTCCTCACCCGCAGCGAGTTCGACCTGCTGAGCGCGCTCATGGAGACCGGCCGCCGCGTGCGCGGCAAGGCCGACCTCGCGCTGCTGCTCCGCGGCGAGAGCTACGTGACGTCGTACTACGTGAGCGAGGCGGACAAGCGCGCGATCGAGGTCCACATGGCCAACCTGCGCCGCAAGCTCTCCGACACGGCGACGTCCCCGCGCTGGATCGAGACGGTGCGCGGGGTCGGGTACAGGCTCACCTCGGTCGACGAGACCTGACCGGGGCGCAGGACCGCCCGGGCAGCACGCCTGACGCCGGGGAGGGACGTCAGGGGCGCTGCCCGGGCTGGACCCAGCCCCGGTGCGTCTCCTGCACGAGCAGCAGCGAGAGCTCGTGGCACGCCGTGGTGCCGGCCTCGTCGAGGTCTGGCAGCCACGCCCGGGCCGAGAGGCAGTCAGACCGGCGGACCGCTGCGAGCACCCGGTCGGAGATCGCGGCCACCTGCTCGGCGCCGAGCATGATGCTGCTCGACCGGATGCTCAGGACCCCCGTGTCGGCGGCTCCCAGGTCGGAGCGGTCGAGCGCCGCGTCGAGCGTGCTCATGCGCCCCGACCAGAGGGCGACGTAGTCGGCCACGAAACGCTCGAAGGTGCGGACGTCGTCCATGAGGTCGTGGAGCAGCTCCTCCAGGACCCTCTGGTCGACGGCGTCCACGGTGAGCTCCGGCCCCCTGCCGGTCGTCACGCCTTGTAGCCGTGGTGGCGACGCACGAGCTTGCCGAACATGCCGAGGGTCTGGGCGACGGCGATGGTGCCGAGGACGGGCCAGGCGACCCAGAGGACCGTCGACTGGATGAGCACGGACAGCTGGACCCACACGGCCGCGAGGGCGATCATCACGGCCACGGTGATGAGCAGCGGCGTGAGGTACGCGTTGCCCGCGCCACGCTCTGCCTTGGCCTGCGCGGCCCAGTTGTCGACCTGCTTCTTGCTCGCGAACTTGGTCCAGGCCCGCAGGAAGTGGCCGATACGCACCCACATGTACATCTCGGCGGGGAAGATCAGGGCGGCGAAGAGGATGTCCCGCCTGGTGCGGCCCTCCATCGACATCGCGATGCGGACGTTGAGCGCTGCGGCGACGACGGGCGGGACCAGCCACACGGGCGAGAAGACGAAGGCGTCGATCGACACGGCCGCGACGACCAGCAGGATGAACATCACTCGCGCGAAGGCGTTGACGGCCATCGACAGGTTCTCGAGCCAGCGCAGGCGCAGGTTCGGGTGGAAGGGCTGGCCCTTGGTGTCGCCGCGCTGCCCGGGCCACATGAGCTCGATGGCGCCGTAGTTCCACTTGACCTGCTGGGCGTCGAGGCCGCGCAGGGTGGTCATGCCGCCGACGTCGGCGCGGGCACGGGCGCTGATCTTGGTGAGGTAGCCGGCGCTCTTGATCTGCAGCGAGAGCAGCGAGTCCTCGACCTCGGAGTCCTTGACCCACGGCGTGGTCTGGTGGTTCTGCGTCATGGCGTCGCGCAGGGCCTTGGTGGCGAAGATCGAGTACTGGCCGCCGAGCACCGCCATGTTCCGGCCGCGGAGCATGTTCTGCATGTTGAAGGCCGCGAACTGCGCGCGCTGGCCGGAGATGAGGAACTTGGCGACCGTGCCCTGGATGGGGTCGGGGTCGATCGTGTAGATCGCGGAGATGCCGCCGATGCGGCTGTCCGAGACGATCTCCTCCTCGAGCTGCTCGACGGCCTTCTCGCTCGCGACCGTGTCGCCGTCGACGCCGAGCAGGTAGTCCATGCCCTCGATGAGCGTGAAGCCGTAGTTGAGGGCACCGACCTTCTTGTCGGGGTTCTTGCCGATGTCGTGGACGTACACCTCGGTGAACTGCTCGACGCCGTCGACCTCGGAGGAGTGCGCGCCGGCGTACCCCGCGGCGATCTCGACGGTCTTGTCGGTCGTGTTGTTGACGATCACGTGGATGACGTCGGGCAGGCGGGTCTGGGCGAGGAGCGACTCGATGACCGAGCCGATCGACTCCTCCTCGTTGTACGCGGGGATGATGCAGCCGATCGTCGGGCGGGCCGTCGTGAGCGCCTCGACGCTCTCGATGAACTCGTTCGCGTACTTCTCGATCTCACCGAAGGTGTCGTGATCGATGATGATGTCGTCCTCGAACTGTGCCACGGTGTTCCTCCTGGAAGGTGCCGGCCGGGCTGGGGGCCCGACGTCGTCTGCGTCTGAGAGGAGTCTTGCGGGCCTTCCGCAGGGCGAGCGCAGCAGTGGCTGAGCATCACCTCAAGATTCGCTCAGGATCTCGCCGATGGCTCAAGATCGGCTTCGTCTGGCGGATCCGGGCCCTAGTGTCGGTGTCATCACCACGACCCAGGGGGAACCCATGACTGCTCGCCGACCCTTCCGACCAGCCGCGCTGCTCGCCGCCGGGATGCTCTTCGCGCTGACCGCGTGCGGCACCGCGCCGTGGGACGACCCTGCGACGACCGGCACGACCACTGCCTCGGACGACGCGTCGCCGACCCCCACCGCCTCCGAGACCCCCGTGGCGGAGCCGGAGCCGACCCCCACCGAGACCATCAAGGTCGTGCAGAACGACCTCGCGGCCGGGAACGCCGTCCGCACGCTCACCGCCGGAGCGGCGTCGCTCGGCGTGACCTACTGGTCGACGCTCAGCATGGACCAGTGGGTGGCCGGCGCCAGCAAGCCGCTGAGCCTGTCGATCTCGGGGGCGCTCGTCCCCGACGACGGCCAGGGCCTGTACCTCTCGCGCGTCAGCCTCTCGGCCGACGTCAAGGGGGAGGACGGCGAGACGCTGCCCAGCCCGGCCGTCGTCACCGACGAGGCGAGCGTCGAGCCCGGCTACGCGATCACCGACCCGTACAGCTACAACCAGACCTTCGTGGTCCCGGCGGTCGACGAGCGCGCGGTGTCGGTGACCTTCACGATCACCTACGAGGTGCTCATCCAGACGACGCCGACCTCCGAGGAGTACGCGAAGCAGACGGCCGTCGACACCCTGACCGTCGCGGTCGCGCAGCCGCCGGCGGACACCTCGAGCGCGACCCAGGGCACTGAGGGCGCTGCGGGCACAGACGGCACTGATGGAGCAGACACCGCGACGAGCGAGCCCGCGACCGAGGTGACGGCGACGTCCTGACGCAGCGCGCGTGCCGGCCACGGCGGCCATCCCGGTCGTGGTGGTCCTGACCGTCGTGGTGGGCGTCAACCGTCGCCGAGACGGCCGCGGCCGCCGGGTGCATCATGAGGAGATGAGCGACGAGAGCACCCCGGGCACCCGGGTCACCCATGACGAGGAGGCCCACCGCCTCGAGGCCACCACCCCCGACGGCGAGGTGGCGGGGTTCCTCACCTACGACCTCGTGGAGTCCAAGGCCCCGGGCGGGCGCGGGTCGCTCATCGCGACCCACACGATCGTCCAGCCCCACCACGAACGGCAGGGCATCGGCTCGAGCCTCGCGCGCGCCGTCCTCGACCACGCGCAGGAGCACCGGCTGACGGTGATCCCGGAGTGCTCCTTCGTGCGGGCGTACATCGACCAGCACCCGGAGTACAAGGCGCTGCTGCCCTGACAGCCGACCGACCGGCCCGGCGCCGGTCGCAGGTCGCAGGTGGTCGGCAGGGACGACGGAGGGCACCGACCGCGTGGTCGGTGCCCTCCGTCGTGGGCTCAGGGAGCGGTGATCAGCTGATCGTCGCGTCCACGGAGACCTCTTCGCGCTCGTCGTGCACGAGGTCGCCGGCGTCGTCGGACGGGGTGAGCGTCGCGTCGAAGGTGATGGGCGAGCCCGCCTGGTACTTGAAGTTCTGGCCGTACGAGAAGGTCTGGCCGGGCGCCCAGGCGAAGGGTGCCTCGATGCCGCTGCCCGGTGCGAGAGCAAAGCTCGTCACGTCCATCTCCTCGAACTGGGCGGAGTCGACGATCGAGTCCATGCCCTGCAGGTAGGGCCAGTCGGCGTACTCGGCCGTGACGCTCACGAGGTTGTACGACAGCGGG
This genomic interval carries:
- a CDS encoding glycosyltransferase family 2 protein; translation: MAQFEDDIIIDHDTFGEIEKYANEFIESVEALTTARPTIGCIIPAYNEEESIGSVIESLLAQTRLPDVIHVIVNNTTDKTVEIAAGYAGAHSSEVDGVEQFTEVYVHDIGKNPDKKVGALNYGFTLIEGMDYLLGVDGDTVASEKAVEQLEEEIVSDSRIGGISAIYTIDPDPIQGTVAKFLISGQRAQFAAFNMQNMLRGRNMAVLGGQYSIFATKALRDAMTQNHQTTPWVKDSEVEDSLLSLQIKSAGYLTKISARARADVGGMTTLRGLDAQQVKWNYGAIELMWPGQRGDTKGQPFHPNLRLRWLENLSMAVNAFARVMFILLVVAAVSIDAFVFSPVWLVPPVVAAALNVRIAMSMEGRTRRDILFAALIFPAEMYMWVRIGHFLRAWTKFASKKQVDNWAAQAKAERGAGNAYLTPLLITVAVMIALAAVWVQLSVLIQSTVLWVAWPVLGTIAVAQTLGMFGKLVRRHHGYKA
- a CDS encoding GNAT family N-acetyltransferase, whose translation is MSDESTPGTRVTHDEEAHRLEATTPDGEVAGFLTYDLVESKAPGGRGSLIATHTIVQPHHERQGIGSSLARAVLDHAQEHRLTVIPECSFVRAYIDQHPEYKALLP
- a CDS encoding response regulator transcription factor, which codes for MAPDEERRTAVIIEDDADIRHLLEAVLSDAGFHTIATGNGIDGVQAVKAYEPIVTTLDMGMPGIDGLETARRIRQFSQTYLVIVSARSEEIDTLQALDAGADDYLTKPFRPRELRARIDAMLRRPRVTGGEPAIAAAAEAATAAPAAQVPQAAPEVPTGAPEAHPVGAHAAPTAMSGTPGADVTAGTDGTDSTASEQQQGEGVVLVDEGEGWLVHRGLRLNPDMRLVRYGQEEIVLTRSEFDLLSALMETGRRVRGKADLALLLRGESYVTSYYVSEADKRAIEVHMANLRRKLSDTATSPRWIETVRGVGYRLTSVDET